From Salminus brasiliensis chromosome 12, fSalBra1.hap2, whole genome shotgun sequence:
caggtgagctgctgctgctgctgctgatggagttgaacacattctccacgctgtgctggctggactcgggggcgtccaggagaaccctggaggaaccgagctctgttcttcagactagctcactgacaagatctcactactttctttcttcagaatcagaagctcttgtttctcctttttactggatttatcttcacctgcatctgttttgatgagatctggagcttctacagtaaaaactcaaataaataaataaataaataattgatacCAGGTAATACCTTATTCTCCATTATTCAACCAACAGAAATCAATGGAAACACATCATTTAGCACATAACTATATCTCACACACAACTTCAACACTTTCACAAACAAGTCAAGGGCTTTAGAAGGCTTTAGAAGGACCGACTTCACAAGACAAATAAGACACAGGTGGAAACAATAATGCTGGGGGTGAACAAAAAAGCATGACTGGGCCAAAAAGCACAGAAACTGAATATCCGAGGCCTGAATCAGTCTGATGTCTGTGAGTTGAAAAGGTGAAATGCTGTTGTGTATGAATACGATGCAGGAAAAGATGAAAAAATAATCACCAGAGTTTCTCAGGGATTTTCGTCCCGTTCAAATGCGccgttatttatttttatggacTTCTCGCTCCAGCGTCAGTAAAGATTCCTAAGCTTTTTACATTCTGTAAATCGAGCCATAAAAAATAACCTCAGgtaatgttaatattatttcTTGGCGAATCATATTCCGTACATATTCCATGCTATCCTGCGGTGCTTTCCTCCAGTATTGAGATGTTCGAGGAGACCTTTAGTTTCGTCATGCATGGCATTGATACCTCAAGTTGTTCAATTTCGTGGCAAACCAAATCCAGACGACCAACCAAAGTGCTCCCTAGCCCCCTAGCCTTTTCACATTAACATTTCCTCATTGGTTATCATCACATTCTTTTGGAGGTGACTGATGGCAGTGCGTAAAttgagtagccactcccatctcagtcTTTCATACCGAGACTTCTCCTCCCGTGCTAATCGGTCATAGGTTTTGCAGATGTCCtgtagaaaaaaacaacatcactccacctccccatgtaaaactgtATTGGGATAAAGATACAAAAAGACCAAATTGATATATAAGAACAGATCTACCAACTACAGTCTGAAGCACGGCACACGCCGGAGAGTGAGCACAGTAATAGAGCAGGATTTGGCTCGACAACAGCAGAAGATGGACGGGACTGGCGGGTTGAGGTAATCTAACTGGAATTTGAGCATGGTCTTCTTTGAATCCATGGCAATTTCAGCCAATATGGCTTGAATATTAAGCAATGACTTGAAACTCACCTCAGAATTGTGCAAGAAGGTTCTGGGGAGGACACAAAGTCCGTTAAACTCGGGTTAGACTTTTGTACAGAAGCACAAATACAGATCTCAGCAGGAGAGCTGGAAAGACTTGCTGAAAAATCTCTGATGAAAGTTCttaatttctcattttcttGTGGTTCAGAAGTTGTTGCTTGGTGAAACGGTCAGTATTTGAGAAATCCAGTGCTCTGTTTGTCAGACACACTGTTTtcagactttatttattaagtatttacagcgatttcctttatttttgtatatttgtcacatttcatttcatgtttCAGATCatcctttttcattttttcagcaAATCCTTCCTTTTTTCTGCCAGTTTGGTACTGTCATTTAACTCACCCTGTCTTAGCTCgccttagcactagcaatgctcccaacactcgGAGGggaaggacttaacacacgtctcctccaatgaatgcaaagccagccaccgcctcctttccccagctccaccgcaccagctaacagtcGGCTGTGCTGGCCGGCATCACtttaggagtgatgaggggaggaAGAGCGccatctgattttttttttcaacttttAGAATGCTGTTATAAAAAATTGGCAAaacccatcttcagctgtttgacCTTGTTCCCCTCATTTAATGGAGTGTAATGCTTATTATATCCATTGGGTGACGGTGTCATGGAAGGATATAATTGTGTAAAAGCTgagaaacaaaaacacagtgaTATGGCTCTTCAGACATGTACATTAGTATCGAATTTCATATTCTACGGCCCCTATCAATTAGATGTTGTTATGATTGTTTTACCCAGAAAAACACATATGTGACCGCTCGGTTGAGTTGCCCGATTAGGGTACACAGAATTGAACACTAACTTTAGATCATCATAAACACTGCACAAGATCATATTCACTAGTTTTTCCTGCTAGACTGTGTTTGTTTTACCTTTTTAAAGGAccctttaaatacatttaaagatcTTCATACATAATAAGGTATGACCTAGTAGCCATAGCCATCATAGCGGAGCCTCATTGAAGAACTCTGCACATGAAATAGCTATAGCTACAGCTGTCTagatatacatgtatataaggCTGCAATTGAAGAGTGTGGTCTTATTTGTCCacgttttatttagaacagtaAACCTGATTATATTCTAGTTTTACTGAATTACAGTCAGTGTTCTGTAATACTTCCTAGAACTACtctaactgggcaagtcaaccgGCTGGTTGACTTGCATACCTGCTTCCTGAATAGGTCATAGAGGGAcacaaaaaactttttaaaagtgGCTAAATGAGGATCCAGGAATGCAATTTAACCCATACATATTTTTTGCAAATGTATATTGTTGAGAAATATGGAAAAATAGGAGAaattgggattttttttagggcactgtatataaaaaaatgtgaaaaatatgaAACCAGTATTCAGAGTTTCCAGAGAAATGTGATGTCATGTTGCTTttctcaatgttttttttgtccacAGGTACAGAGAACGTTATAAATGCCTGTGTGGAGCTGGGTATTCAGCACTTGGTCTATACAAGCAGTATGGAGGTGGTGGGTCCCAACGTGAAAGGAGACCACTTTGTCAGGTATGCTGTTTTTCTAAGCGCTCATTCTTTCTTCAGCCTTCAGTCTTCACCTCATTAGGCAGGCATTTTCCTCCTGGTCCATATTTGTGTAAGCTCTGAAGTATGTGAGGAACCCTAATATACCCTAATACCAGAGTGGGTTAGAAAATCATTTGTTGATGTTCTACCATCATTCTACTCTACAGATTAAAGTAAGGGCCTCCAAGGATGACTGTGATTTTTTCTTCTGACACTGGATACAGGGGATGTTAAATGTTTGTTCACATGAAAGAGATACTGAGTACATGCACTCTCAGAGCATTCCACTCATAGCTTTAAACATCTGTAGCTCTGCAGCCAGGGGCCTACAGCTCCAGTCTTGGAGAGCTTGAGTGGTTTTACTGCCAGAACATTGTAGAGCTCAGTTACTGCTTGATGACCTGGATCAGCTTATCTGATTATGCTAACCTAAGAGAGGAAGTACTAAACTTTCCTTTTTTATTCATTGTACAGGTATAAAAACGGACGACTTTGTGACCAGAATTGTGgtcaaaaagtttgtggacattttttataatgaatgccttcagctactttaagctgcacccattgctgatacacagcttgcctagtccctgtagaagtagaagtaccgccaatagagcagataaacatgaacctaatggcactatgctgcctaataacgccaggtgtggtctatagaggggtataaagcaccccagcattgagctatgcaGCAGtgcaggaactgtgttctctggaatgatggatggtggtgctccatccagtacttttagaattGGTTGGGGACCTtgggatgatgaagtggggtggtgatcatccaacatccaactaACTCAGCTTTTGTcatggaatgcaatcaaatcctcacggtaatgctcctcctccaaaatctatataatatatacagtcattgggggcgGAGCTGAACTACACCATCTGTATATATGATGTATACAGTAATTGGGGGCggagtggggtggtgatcatccaacattctcaCCTCACTAACTCAGCTTTTGTcgtggaatgcaatcaaatcctcatggcaatgctcctcttccaaaatctagtggaaagtctttatccctggacagtagagactccaacagaagcaggatcaactcttttaataccccttatttcagaagaagcaaagaatgagcaggtgtcccaatacttgtgtccatatattttgactttttttacataatgtgaatctggcaggtgtTCCTTAgattgtatcagaattttatgatgaaagcaccaatagaaatgctccaaaatgacctggaatttaTTCTTtgtactttgacttccattgaaagttcagtcggtttttccttctccagtaAAGCTGCCAGTATCCACAGCTGCCATCATCCATCACCACCGGCACCACCACTCACAGCCAGACCatatttttacagcttttttGTTTGAAGGAAAAAGAAACCTCCAGGGCAAGCGTCCGCCTGGACCATAAGCTCTGCATTTTAAGTGGCTAAAATGTGAAATGTCGTGGCAAGGAGCACCGGCAGTAGGAAAGGCCTTCGCCTGCATGTAAAACACCTTCCTGCACTTTatccttttcctttttaaaaagtCTGCCACAAAGCTTTTGAAAGCTCAAAGCTGGAAGTAGTGAGGGAGCGTAATGCAGAAAACCTGTCTGGACAGACAGGAAGGAGGCTGTGACGAGAACAATGTTTTGGCACTGTGGTGTGATTTTAGCTGCATACCTCACTGAAGACTCCTCACATGTTTAATCCTGTGGTTAAGTTGCCCAGTGTCTCTACTACAATAGCTCACTGTCCAAGCTCTGATCATCAGAACAACAGGTCTAGTTTAGAGACTCGGGTTCAGTACAAAAGCAGTATTTTACGTTTTAGAACAATAACTTAAAACGAACGCTGAAAGCGAACATCTGGTCGCAATCAGACCTTCATCCCTCGCTCTTTACTGTGTGTAAACATTTCATGATGTATTACATTAATCAAAGTTCTTTAATCAAAGAGCAAAAatctgtatatatgatatagatGATATATACAGTTGTTGGGGGCGGGGCTGAAACACcatctgtatatataatatacactcATTGGGGCGGAGCTGAACtacacagtgtgtatatatgatgtatatgatatatacagtcattgggggcgGAGCTGAACCACTGTCTGTATACATAATGTATACAGTCATTGGAGGCGGAGCTGAACTACACAGTCTGTggatatgatctatacagtcatttgGGGCAGAGCTGAACTACTGACTGTGTATATGAtgtatatgatctatacagttaTTGGGGAGGGAGCTGAACCCCTGtatgatatataaaatatatatagttattgGAGGCAGAGCTGAACTACACCATctgtatatatgataaataCAGTAATGGTGGGTGGAGCTAAAACACCatctgtatatatgatatatacagtcattggggtgGAGCTGAAACACCATCTGTATATCTgatatatacagtcattggggcaGAGCTGAACTACACCGTCTGTATATTCAGCGGAGCTGAACtacacagtgtgtatatatgatgtatatgatatatacagtcattgggggcgGAGCTGAACCACTGTCTGTATACATAATGTATGTACACAGTGTCAGCAGAACTGTAAATAAGCCAGAGTTAGCCCAGTTCCTGGCTCGCTGGAAGGAGACATCCTAAAATAGCTTACAAAGACAAGCAAAGcgaaaacttgtatctccacaaTGTCAAATTTCATAACTCTTAATGGAAGAGAACACAACAGAAAAATGATTAGTGCTACTTTaacatttactttactttaatcTATACAATCAATAAATGGCTTGACAGTGAAGCTTTTAGCACCTTCAGTAGACTATGCTGGGAGACTGGTGGAAGAATTAGCAGCCAGCTAAtaaaagcagcagcagagtgaAGCTCCAGTCCCCCCTTAGGAACCTCCACAATAACAAGAAACCACAAACTGTATGAAAGGCTACAATTGAGGGTGGAGCTGAACCACCGTCtgtatatataagatatatatgatctatacagtcatgtgGGGCTGTACTACTGACtgtatataagatatatatgatctatacagtcattgggggggGGGAGCTGTACTACTGACtgtatataagatatatatgatctatacagtcattggggggaAGAGCTGTActactgactgtatatataagatatatatgatctatacagtcattggggggaGAGCTGTActactgactgtatatatgatatctatactctatacatataatataatcatatttgagcaaagatgaaaaaaagagaTAGTGGCTGCTGGAACAATGTGATCCAAATATAGGAGCTGAACTACCATCTgcgattatatttatataaatatgtataaataaaaaatatatatatataaaagctcaactactgactgtatatatgatatatgtgaTCTATAAGGTCATTGGGGGTGGAGATAGGCCACCAACTGTAAAAATGACATATATGATCTATAAAGTCATGGGGATGAGCTGAACCACCGTCtgtatatattagatatatacaatctatacagtcattggggggcGGAGCTGAAACAccatcagtgtatatatatatatatatatatatatatatatatatatatatatatatatatatatatatatatatatgctctgAGCTCTGCATGGTCTGCAGGAGCCTTTATCATCGCTGGGCTTTACCCTCACCCGCTCAGCAATGTTTGACCAAAGAACACATAGCAAGAAGTGACCGAGGTCACCTTACGTATCACAGAATATACATCAATCATTTAGGTATTGATTATGAATCATCAATAACTTCCATTACAacagtcagtatatgtatatatatatatatatagctgaactactgactgtatatatgatatatatgatctatacggTCATTGGGGGTAGAGATGAGCCACTAGCTGTATAGatgatatatataatctataaagTCACTGAGGGCAGAGCTGAACCACCatctgtgtatgtatatatatatatatatataatcatgttTGAGAAACGCCATGGTGGCTGATGGGACAGTGATAGCTCTCTGTTTCTTATCTATCTGTTTTGGCCTCCTTCAGGCTGGAGAAGCAGAGCCTGAAATCAGTAAAGAATGCAGAATGCTCTGTTCCAATGTGTTTGCCAACACGTCCATAATGATGCTTTTGCAACCCTGGAGCAGTTAAAGCGATATGTGAGCACATGCACGCCCCCGACTGCAAGCCCATAGGAATGGGAGGTCACCAGCAGCATTTCTTTTACTTTCCTGCCACGTGTTGGAAATATTACCAGAATTTATGTGTCCTTGGAGAATTACAGAAATGGGGGTCGGGTGGAGGAGTTCTGTACAGGCTATTGTGTCCTTTGTTTGATTGCAGGGCTTTTTGGGTGTAATCCTAATAGTCTCTCTACCCCatacaaagaaaaacaacatcAACCCACATTTCAGGCCAATCTCTACAGACCTCTGAAGACCCCCTCTGAAATGTTGGACTGGTCCAGTCCAGCAGAGCAGCACCACAGAAAGCTCACTTCCAAGCATACGTCTCTGACTGCTCATGCTCTCAAAAGTTCTTAGATAATGTCTGAGATCATTTCCACCATGTGTATATCTGATCACGGTGACTGTCCAGCCCCATTTTCTGCTATCCCTTATAAGGAGAGTAAGACTCCTAATGACTTTGCTGTCTGTTTCCTACAGGGGTGACGAGGATACCCCATATAAAGTCTGCCATGAGATGCCGTACCCCAAGAGCAAAGCTGAAGCAGAGAAACTGGTGCTGGAGGCCAATGACACAaaggtagtgaacacactcacacacacacacacacaatgtcaaAAGACAGATTACGGCAAACTCTTCCCCTCACAGGTCTTTGTACTGCACAGACTACACATACCTCTCCAATTAGATAGACCTGCAGCTAGTGGCGTCTCTACAGATAGGCCGCTTTATGCTGACTCTGATAAGATCTCCATGCACTGGAACAAGACTGACTATCAAACATCAGCTTCAAAAGGCAACATCGTCATCTCACGTCTGTCTCTGGTATCTTTAAACCTGCTCCACCTCTTtcctttacatttaaggcatttaaggcatttagctggtgctcttatccagagcgacttacaaggttactcgtattacagaggagggccagtgtagtgagcgtagaagtcttgcccaaggactcttattgatatAACGCAGCATAGTCATCCagcctgggaattgaaccctagcctcccacatggtgtgatagctcagtggcaggtagtggtgttatctgttgcgccacaccaaccaccagtcaagtcaagtgggtttattgtcatttcaactacatacagagtacacagtgaaacgaaacaacgttcctcccggaccatggtgcaacatagacagtgcatacaagacacaagtgcaacacaaacaaacaagtgcggacagacaacacagtacagacagaggataataaataatgactgtagtgtgcaagttgtgcaatgtgcgataaatagagtttACCAGCTTTCCTTTCACTGGAAGCAGTGAGACTGCAGAGGAACTGTTGCAGTACACCTTAATGATAAACCCTGAAGGTGCTGAAGACCACCTTTTTCACTTTGCCTTTCCAACGTAACATACCAGCATGAGCCACATCCGCAATgagtccgaatgtttgtggacaccccttctaataaattgaaGTAGagtccagctactttaagtggcacccattgctgacacagggaCAGCTTGtttagcccctgtagagaagcactcccaacagaataggactcactggataagatcaacatgaacctattggcaacatggatggtggagctccatccagtacttttgggatgagtataggagttggggatgaggtcggctggtgatcatcatccaacatccctaCATCCTGGTGAACATCCGAAATCCTCAaaaccaaaatctagtagaaatccttgaacttggacagtagagacactcttactccaacaaagcaggatcaactctttttttgaATCCCCTtcttttcagaagaagcaatgaatgagcaggtgtcccaatacttttgtccgtgtagAGTATATTGCCTCTTTTGTCTAGAGGCTCATAATAAATCCGTCATTAGAGGCGCTTTGTGAGAATGAAGTCATGTAATTAGTGACTTGTGTCCCTGAAGTCTGTAGGCTGTGCTCTGTGGGTTGTAGCACCACACCCACCCTGTGGCAGATTTATGCTCTACCCCTGACAGGATGATTTCTCTCTCACacgcctgctctctctctctctctctctctctctctctctctctctctcgctctctctctctttctccaggtAAAAGGAGGTGGAATCCTGTACACATGTGCCCTGCGACCCACAGGTATCTACGGGGAGAACCACCAGTTGATGAAAGATTTCTACCAAATGGGGGTCCGCACCGGGGGCTGGCTGATTAGGGGAGTGCCCGAGGACACGGAGCACGGACGTGTCTATGCAGGTAAATAGAGGTGGCATTATCATCCGTCCTGGGTGATCTGATCATAAGCGGCCAGCACAGATTGCTTTCGGAGGCGGTCAGAGAGACGGTGGTCATGTAACCACATCATTCTTGTAGTGTGAAAGCCAAAGAGCCTCAATACATCCAGATGGCATAGCACCGCCCGCATCAACTGTGTCACTGCTCCTCCTTGCGGGAATAGTGTGATTTGCGAGCGTATCACCCAAGGCCCATGGTAATACCAAGGGTGAACAGGGCCTTTGACCCCTGGCCACATATGACATCAccaacgcttagacagttgtgccacttggGAGGCCGAAAAAGGAGCCTATCCAAAAAAGGAGCCTCTCTCCATTGCTGTTATATCAGTATATTAGGCACATATGGTGGGCCACATCCACAGTACTCTCTTTTAGCTCAGAGCTGCATAACTCCAGTCCTGCAGGGCTGGTCTCCAGCAAAGTTTGGTAGTTGACCTACATAAACGCACATGAATCAACTTCTAACTGGAGACTTCTGCGGCCCTCCAGTACTGGAGTTCTGCACCCCTGTTTTAGATTGATGGGCTAGTTTTAAAAAGTGGGAATTAGTTCCTGCGCTCAGACTCGAGACTCGAGGCATGAGACTGCAGATCAGCAGATCAGCAGAACCGGTTATCAGAAGGATAGCAGCCCTGACTACGCCGCTAACAGCAGAAGCAGAGCCACACCAGCACCAGGAATtacagtgctaataataaaagTGTGACTTGGACTGAACACAACTATGACAAGACTTTGTGTGATAACCTTGATAACCGTGGAGATCTGATCCGGAGTCGGTAGTAACAGAAGATCAGCTGCTTGGGTTTAGCGAGGCCCTTAATGCTAAGAGGTCGGGGAATTGGTTGGAAGTGTGAGAGCACTCAACATCTAACCCTTCGAACTTGGACGCACTGCACAGTGAAGACGTACCCCGTCCTTTACACTTCCCCTGCCAATGTTTTCACATCTGCGTCAGTATTGATTTTAGAGGAGACTGCTGGCCTCCTCGACTGTACTCTTGGTTTTGGCTTGGGATTGAAAGAGTCAGTTTGGCTCTTTATACTGTAAATATTTGATATCTGTTTTGGTTATTTATCACTGGAAGGATTTATCATTAATGGATGATGATGAAATCCATGTTTATTTAATCACATATTCAAGTAGCTCCGTCTGCTCTCATAACCAGATAATTGCACTGTAATCTTTGTTGTTCTTGAACTTGAACTTGGAAGCAGGacgagaccacagcaggacctTTCTGCTGACCTGCGCTATCCTTACCCTAGCTAAATCTCGCCTGCGGTTAGCTGAATTTCTGAGATAATGTGAGAACTATGAGAAAGGACCATCCAGTGGAGAAAATGCTGAGGACATACTCAGCTTATGCTTAAAGGACCTAATCTGatatataatatctataatattaatatagtataatCTAATAAACCTGAGAAATGAGGTAGCTATGAGGTATGCTACTGAGGTAGCTATGGCTAACCTTAGCTAAGGTTAAAGAAGCAGGCTAGGGACCAGAAGGTCGCTGCTTCCGTCATTCACGGCTCTTTAAATCTGCTTTTCCATGGTTGCTTTCCTAGGTAACGTGGCCTGGATGCACGTGTTGGCGGCGCGAGCCCTCCGCGAGCATCCCGAGAGGCTGGGGGGCGAAGTGTACTTCTGCTACGACGACTCGCCCTACAAGAGCTACGAGGAGTTCAACATGCAGTTCCTGTCGGCCTTCAACTTCCGCTCGGTGCGTGTCCCGCTGTGGCTGCTGTGGTTCCAGGCCTGCATGAACGACATGCTGCACTGGGCCCTGCAGCCCGTCTACAACTTCACACCGCTGCTCAACCGCTACACTCTGGCCGTGGCCTCCACCTCCTTCACCGTGCGCTCGGACAAGGCCCTGCGACACTTCCAGTACCGGCCGCTCTATGACTGGGAGCAGTGCCGCGCTCGCACGCAGAAATGGGTGGACACTTTTCCTCTGGACTCTAGCGCCAAGAGCGCGTAATGATAAGGCACAGGTCATCATAAGGGGTCAAGTGAGCGAGTTAGCGCCAGCCGGTGAGATTGATGAGTAAAAGTGAGTGATTGAGGGGGCACGTGACTGAGTGGGTTTAGGGAATAAGGGCGGGGGGTTGATTTGTTTAATGATGTCATTGTCCCAATGTAATTGCATAGCATGGACAGAGCATACCACTAATGATTTACCACTTGGCTAACCAATTGAATCTTCCCGAGGGTGCTTTGCTTGGCAATAGTGCCTACACCCAGCTGTTATGGGGTGTGGGGGGGTACTCCCCGGACACCCTGGACACCCTCCATTTGGAGGTGTAAAGCAAACTAGAACAGGCCTCATGGCTTGATTGGGGGGGGGTACTCCCTGGACACCCTGGACACCCTCCATATGGAGGTGTAAGGCAAACTAGAACAGGCCTCATGGCTTGATTGACAATGACAATGCAAATGACTGTCGGAGTTAGAGTTGGAGTTTAAGTTGAGGGTTGAAAATGATATATTGATTTGTTTGATCTCAGCTGATACCTCTAATTATCGGTTTAGCGTTGTCATAACACAAGGGGACATTTTCTGTGATGACCCTGATGACCCTGATCCAATGACTAGGAacacatttattcagtattactAAGCTTCTTATGTTTTATGAATACCTTAAAAGATGATTCCAGAAACGTGAACAGTCTCAGCCTGAAAGTGACACATATGTCCACTTGATTCACAAGCAGTAACTTTATTATAGCCAGTAAACCATACAGTATCCATCACGTTTGACATTGCAAGCACATTTTCAGTTATATCTCAGAAGGGAAGCAGTCACACGTGGCTTTTCTTATAGATACCATCATATTGTtaattgtttatatatgttaAATTCATGTTTGTTGTCCCTATAagtaatctaactcaattaactTCATATTTATTGATCTTTTCTTTCTTGCACTTTATTTCCTGGGATGTATTtagattgtatttatttgtaaaatgaAATAATTTGAATATCATTAAATGCATTGGTTCTAATTTAAATGGTTATGTGTGTTATTGGGAACTGAAGCATGCAAACAGTTAGGTATTACTGGCCCATTCCAAAAGTTGTaaatcaacatcctgaccttactaaggctcttgtcgctgaatgcaatcaaatcctcacagcaatactcttCCCTGCTTTCTTCcctagagacagtagagacagttgctccaacaaaagcagaacaaactctttttaatacccttgatttcagaagaaacaatgaatgagcaggtgtcccaatacttttgtccacacagtgtacagGTTTTTCAGCTGTTGTTTGAGGGATTTTCACAGCTTTTAGATGATGTTGAAGGTGAGGGACGGGACTGTCAGGCCCATGATGAAACCTTCACCTTGCACCTTTTGAAATAGTCTAGCtgtatcctgctgtagaagagCA
This genomic window contains:
- the hsd3b7 gene encoding 3 beta-hydroxysteroid dehydrogenase type 7, yielding MSTERERRPGLVYTLTGGCGFLGQHLLRVLLEKEENLREIRLFDKVADPSLQSHGTERVKVVVIQGDITDSQSVLEACRGADLVIHAASLVDVWNKVSAKTIHAINVGGTENVINACVELGIQHLVYTSSMEVVGPNVKGDHFVRGDEDTPYKVCHEMPYPKSKAEAEKLVLEANDTKVKGGGILYTCALRPTGIYGENHQLMKDFYQMGVRTGGWLIRGVPEDTEHGRVYAGNVAWMHVLAARALREHPERLGGEVYFCYDDSPYKSYEEFNMQFLSAFNFRSVRVPLWLLWFQACMNDMLHWALQPVYNFTPLLNRYTLAVASTSFTVRSDKALRHFQYRPLYDWEQCRARTQKWVDTFPLDSSAKSA